In Nerophis lumbriciformis linkage group LG04, RoL_Nlum_v2.1, whole genome shotgun sequence, a single window of DNA contains:
- the gpatch4 gene encoding G patch domain-containing protein 4, with the protein MADAVQDKGRGLKFAEEQLKRHGWEHGKGLGRKEDGLSQAIKVKVKCDKGGVGHKEGEQFTFHWWDHVFNKASSSLQVESNQDGIALKKRSEDGEEEEDGMISNKKPRKATLAKDKLYGCFVKSATLLSGQEQPEPRSSKSSDISSSSDEDDDQKLDLSSTTQLSDGELVKVCGGRTAHKGARHGLTMSAKLARLEQQEAEFMAKYGKKTTSSQERPEDVPEETQSRRRKNKYSREKTEEINVLSVLEKLGVKVKTRKNGECEKKEVSCPKVKTRKNEECEKEMSCVENRDTKIKRKCKKRKNGEYKSSERSPEQQKKNNNKQSEPAEEEEEQLEDEEQPLKKKHKKSKKEKTCLKSNISQETHPPNKKKKTKE; encoded by the exons ATGGCAGATGCAGTGCAAGACAAAGGACGTGGCTTGAAGTTTGCAGAAGAGCAACTTAAGCGCCATGGGTGGGAACACG GCAAAGGACTCGGGCGCAAGGAGGACGGCTTATCACAAGCCATTAAAGTCAAAGTGAAATGTGACAAGGGAGGA GTGGGCCACAAGGAAGGAGAGCAGTTTACCTTCCACTGGTGGGACCACGTCTTCAACAAAGCCTCGTCCAGTCTGCAAGTGGAGTCGAATCAG GATGGCATTGCTTTGAAGAAGAGGTCAGAAGacggggaagaagaagaagacggtatGATTTCAAACAAGAAGCCCCGCAAGGCCACGCTGGCTAAAGACAAACTTTACGGATGCTTTGTCAAG TCAGCCACTCTGCTGTCAGGTCAGGAGCAGCCGGAGCCCAGGTCCTCCAAGTCCAGCGACATCAGCAGCAGCTCGGACGAGGACGATGACCAAAAACTGGACCTGTCCAGTACCACACA ACTGTCTGACGGGGAACTCGTGAAAGTTTGTGGAGGCCGTACTGCTCACAA AGGTGCCAGACACGGTTTGACCATGAGCGCTAAGCTAGCCAGGCTGGAGCAGCAGGAAGCTGAGTTCATGGCCAAGTATGGCAAGAAGACCACATCATCACAGGAGAGGCCAGAGGATGTGCCTGAGGAGACtcagagcaggagaagaaaaaataaGTATTCCAGGGAGAAGACTGAAGAAATAAATGTTCTCTCTGTGTTGGAAAAGCTGGGCGTTAaagtaaaaacaagaaaaaatgggGAATGCGAGAAGAAGGAAGTGTCCTGCCCTAAAGTAAAAACAAGGAAAAATGAGGAATGCGAGAAGGAAATGTCCTGTGTAGAAAATCGTGACACGAAAATTAAGAGGAAATGTAAGAAGAGAAAGAACGGAGAGTATAAGAGTTCTGAAAGAAGCCCGGAACAgcagaagaagaacaacaacaaacagaGTGAACctgcagaagaagaagaggagcagCTGGAGGATGAGGAACAGCCACTAAAGAAGAAACACAAGAAGagcaaaaaggaaaaaacatgtttgaaatcaAACATCAGCCAGGAGACGCATCCACCAAATAAGAAGAAAAAGACCAAAGAGTAA